A genomic segment from Patescibacteria group bacterium encodes:
- a CDS encoding class I SAM-dependent methyltransferase: protein MFLNPEQIIKRLDINPGIIAVDFGCGTGHWSVALAKQVGDIGKVYALDIQKEMLEATKSRAEALGLLNVEVVRGDLDEENGSNLSSGIADFVLLSNILFQADKREVMVKEASRVLKSGGEVAIIEWDQSDVPLGPPKQLKLKPEDARRMFLEAGFVFKDDFPAGEHHYGLLFKKM, encoded by the coding sequence ATGTTCTTAAACCCAGAACAAATAATAAAGAGATTAGATATTAATCCGGGAATAATTGCTGTTGATTTTGGCTGCGGTACCGGGCACTGGAGTGTTGCTCTTGCAAAGCAAGTCGGGGATATTGGTAAGGTTTATGCTTTAGATATACAGAAGGAGATGCTCGAGGCGACTAAGTCTAGAGCCGAGGCTTTAGGTCTTCTGAATGTAGAAGTGGTTCGCGGCGACCTTGATGAGGAGAACGGCTCAAATCTTTCTTCAGGGATAGCTGATTTTGTATTACTTTCCAATATATTATTTCAAGCTGATAAGAGGGAGGTGATGGTGAAGGAAGCTTCTAGGGTACTGAAGAGCGGTGGGGAAGTCGCTATTATTGAATGGGATCAAAGCGATGTCCCGCTTGGACCGCCGAAGCAATTGAAGCTTAAACCGGAAGATGCGAGAAGAATGTTTTTAGAGGCCGGTTTCGTATTTAAAGATGACTTTCCTGCAGGAGAACATCATTATGGGCTACTTTTTAAAAAAATGTAA